In Asanoa sp. WMMD1127, one genomic interval encodes:
- a CDS encoding AAA family ATPase, which translates to MTKGALLVVISPAVLVAGPPASGKTVLGAALAGRLRAALLDLDVLTNPLTAVVGDLVGTHDVDDPRLVAATRRARYDTVYAAAVDNLAAGIPVVLVAPFTTERRDPGAWRAAADRLTAAGGRPSLVWLRADRALLADRMSSRAADRDRPKLADLTAFLDRIDLAPPAVDHLAVDAAAAPGAQLRTVLDQLDASRDPRE; encoded by the coding sequence GTGACGAAAGGAGCGCTGTTGGTGGTGATCTCCCCCGCGGTGCTCGTGGCCGGCCCGCCCGCGAGCGGCAAGACCGTGCTCGGCGCCGCGCTCGCCGGCCGCCTCCGCGCGGCCCTGCTCGACCTCGACGTGTTGACCAACCCGCTGACCGCGGTGGTCGGCGACCTGGTCGGCACCCACGACGTCGACGACCCGCGGCTCGTCGCCGCCACCCGCCGGGCCCGCTACGACACGGTGTACGCCGCCGCGGTCGACAACCTGGCCGCCGGCATCCCGGTCGTGCTGGTCGCCCCGTTCACCACCGAACGCCGCGATCCCGGCGCTTGGCGGGCCGCCGCCGACCGGCTGACCGCGGCGGGTGGCCGCCCGTCGTTGGTCTGGCTGCGGGCCGACCGCGCGCTGCTCGCGGACCGCATGAGCAGCCGGGCCGCCGACCGCGACCGCCCCAAACTCGCCGACCTGACGGCCTTCCTGGACCGCATCGACCTGGCGCCGCCGGCCGTCGACCATCTCGCCGTCGACGCCGCCGCCGCACCCGGCGCCCAGCTCCGGACGGTCCTTGACCAGCTTGACGCGTCGCGCGACCCGCGCGAATGA
- a CDS encoding class I mannose-6-phosphate isomerase produces MSVIVLPANQPADRFYLGGDRIAAFRGTAPAGDHVPEDWVGSTTTVAGFDSLGLTVLDDGRTLRAAIADDPVRWLGPAHVARFGADPALLVKLLDAGERLPVHVHPDDAFAQSHLGCRNGKTESWIILSAEPGARVHLGFREDVAPETLRGWVSAQDRTAMLAALHEVEVAAGDTVFVPAGYPHAIGSGILLLELQQAADLSLLLEYDGFAIDGPRDGHLGIGFDAALPCVSRAAVPAETLKELFGRIDDPRIFPAYGDGFFRAVRHSGPSTWDAGFAVVVVVSGAGRLSCPGDAIDLRAGMTVLVGHDAGQVRIDGDVELVRCCPPAVS; encoded by the coding sequence ATGTCCGTCATCGTCCTTCCCGCCAACCAGCCGGCCGACCGGTTCTATCTCGGCGGCGACCGGATCGCCGCCTTCCGCGGCACCGCGCCCGCCGGCGACCACGTACCCGAGGACTGGGTGGGTTCGACGACGACGGTCGCCGGGTTCGACTCGCTCGGGCTGACCGTGCTCGACGACGGGCGGACGCTGCGGGCCGCGATCGCGGACGACCCGGTGCGGTGGTTGGGCCCGGCGCACGTCGCGCGGTTCGGCGCGGACCCCGCCCTGCTGGTCAAGCTCCTCGACGCCGGCGAGCGGCTGCCGGTGCACGTGCACCCCGACGACGCGTTCGCGCAGTCGCACCTGGGCTGTCGCAACGGCAAGACCGAGTCCTGGATCATCCTGTCCGCGGAGCCCGGGGCCAGGGTGCACCTGGGTTTCCGGGAGGACGTCGCACCGGAGACGCTTCGTGGCTGGGTCTCCGCACAGGACCGCACGGCGATGCTCGCGGCGCTGCACGAGGTCGAGGTCGCCGCGGGCGACACGGTCTTCGTGCCGGCCGGCTACCCGCACGCGATCGGCTCGGGGATCCTGCTGCTGGAGCTGCAGCAGGCAGCCGACCTGTCGCTGCTGCTGGAATACGACGGCTTCGCCATCGACGGCCCGCGCGACGGCCACCTGGGCATCGGCTTCGACGCGGCCCTGCCGTGCGTGAGCCGCGCGGCCGTGCCCGCCGAGACGCTCAAGGAGCTGTTCGGCCGGATCGACGACCCACGCATCTTCCCGGCGTACGGCGACGGGTTCTTCCGCGCCGTCCGCCACAGTGGACCGTCCACGTGGGACGCCGGGTTCGCGGTCGTCGTGGTGGTCTCCGGTGCGGGCCGGTTGAGCTGCCCGGGAGACGCGATCGACCTGCGTGCCGGCATGACGGTCCTGGTCGGGCACGACGCGGGTCAGGTGCGGATCGACGGCGACGTCGAACTGGTCCGGTGCTGCCCGCCCGCGGTGTCCTAG
- a CDS encoding ATP-binding cassette domain-containing protein, whose amino-acid sequence MTAVLEARGITKHYGHVEALSDASFDVQAGEVVALIGDNGAGKSTLVRILSGAESADSGEVLFEGRPVQLGSPTDARALGMETVFQDLALAPHLSPVQNMYLGREVMRKGLLGKLGFMDAKAMRDGSRAAFDRLGATVRNLNGPVGSMSGGQRQGIAVARAAAWAQKVIFLDEPTAALGVVQTQNVLELVRRVSGEGIGVVFISHSMPHVMEVADRIQVMWRGRRVATYNKADTSMEQLVSAMTGALAQEAS is encoded by the coding sequence ATGACCGCGGTGCTCGAGGCGCGCGGCATCACCAAGCACTATGGACACGTCGAGGCGCTCAGCGACGCCAGCTTCGACGTGCAGGCCGGTGAGGTGGTCGCCCTGATCGGCGACAACGGCGCCGGCAAGAGCACGCTGGTCCGGATCCTCTCCGGCGCGGAGTCGGCGGACTCCGGCGAGGTGCTCTTCGAGGGCCGGCCGGTCCAGCTCGGTTCGCCGACGGACGCCCGGGCGCTCGGCATGGAGACCGTCTTCCAGGACCTCGCGCTCGCGCCCCACCTGTCGCCGGTGCAGAACATGTATCTGGGCCGCGAGGTGATGCGCAAAGGCCTGCTCGGCAAGCTCGGGTTCATGGACGCGAAGGCGATGCGCGACGGCAGCCGGGCCGCGTTCGACCGGCTCGGGGCGACCGTACGCAATCTCAACGGTCCGGTCGGCTCGATGTCCGGCGGCCAGCGGCAGGGCATCGCGGTGGCCCGCGCGGCCGCCTGGGCGCAGAAGGTCATCTTCCTCGACGAGCCGACCGCCGCGCTGGGTGTCGTGCAGACCCAGAACGTGCTGGAGCTGGTCCGCCGGGTCAGCGGCGAGGGCATCGGCGTGGTGTTCATCAGCCACTCGATGCCGCACGTGATGGAGGTGGCCGACCGCATCCAGGTGATGTGGCGCGGCCGGCGGGTGGCCACCTACAACAAGGCGGACACCTCGATGGAGCAGCTGGTGTCCGCGATGACCGGCGCCCTGGCGCAGGAGGCGTCATGA
- a CDS encoding PfkB family carbohydrate kinase, whose amino-acid sequence MRDRSVLIATPNLCLDRTQLVPELVLGGVMRARSVEVTAGGKGVNIARVARAHHRPATVVGLVADGDRQRLLRLLAEEGADVVDVPMPGDTRNAVIMIEQPSGRTTIVNEQGSTIDAEIWGRYRAAVDANLPRHRVLSCSGSLPPGAPEDGYGQLVALAHAAGVLAVVDTAPGALRAALDSHPDLVKPNLQEAEAAISGTSGLVLTDADSDVRERAETAAATLCALGARNAAVTAGAHGVALAESGKRPRWFPAVKVRVVSAVGAGDSFLGGVLLEIEDSATPDWVAAILRGSATASASCEQLRAGGVDPDRAAELLAQLRKQVGRS is encoded by the coding sequence ATGAGGGACCGGTCAGTGCTGATCGCGACGCCCAACCTGTGTCTGGACAGGACACAGCTCGTACCCGAGCTGGTGCTCGGCGGGGTGATGCGCGCCCGGTCCGTCGAGGTCACGGCGGGCGGCAAGGGCGTGAACATCGCCCGCGTCGCCCGCGCCCACCACCGGCCCGCCACCGTCGTCGGGCTCGTCGCCGACGGCGACCGGCAGCGCCTGCTCCGCCTGCTCGCCGAGGAGGGCGCCGACGTCGTCGACGTGCCGATGCCGGGCGACACCCGCAACGCGGTCATCATGATCGAGCAGCCGAGCGGCCGGACCACCATCGTCAACGAGCAGGGGTCCACGATCGACGCCGAGATCTGGGGCCGTTACCGCGCCGCCGTCGACGCCAACCTGCCCCGGCACCGCGTGCTGTCCTGCTCGGGCAGCCTCCCGCCGGGCGCGCCGGAGGACGGCTACGGACAGCTGGTCGCGCTGGCTCACGCGGCCGGCGTGCTCGCCGTGGTCGACACCGCGCCGGGCGCGCTCCGCGCCGCCCTCGACAGCCACCCCGACCTGGTCAAACCCAACCTGCAGGAGGCCGAGGCGGCGATCTCCGGCACGTCGGGGCTGGTGCTGACCGACGCCGACAGCGACGTGCGCGAACGCGCCGAGACCGCCGCCGCCACCCTCTGCGCGCTCGGCGCCCGCAACGCCGCCGTCACCGCCGGCGCACACGGGGTGGCACTGGCCGAGAGCGGAAAGAGGCCGCGCTGGTTCCCCGCCGTCAAGGTGCGGGTGGTCAGCGCCGTCGGCGCCGGCGACTCGTTCCTGGGCGGTGTCCTGCTGGAGATCGAGGACTCCGCGACGCCGGACTGGGTGGCGGCGATCCTGCGCGGATCCGCCACCGCCAGCGCCTCGTGCGAGCAGCTGCGCGCCGGCGGCGTCGACCCGGACCGGGCCGCCGAGCTGCTGGCCCAGCTCCGCAAGCAGGTCGGCCGCTCATGA
- a CDS encoding MXAN_6230/SCO0854 family RING domain-containing protein, whose product MDPLAGVLLRQTGRVAVVSAGATPPDGSAWVAALEADLAGRGWLLRDDLRAAAAALPSAIRVRWADWLLAAVDELAGADRTMVPLYRTFPDTPRDVDKLFVQRLLVHLFAVPGAPCVLCGRDDGGAPLDPCGHPVCPACFPPERYSACPVCGRRLAADNTYLPVTPPAAPRARRLDERPPLPLRLAGLEPDPHAAAVRLRDEFVARPGALSEADRADLEVLVTATAKGRLDWLPEVVPARETLALVTAWALHATALTPAFPGLVAEAGRRWTTATDVARTLWAYSGGDPGLVLPRRADDTGPGTAWRPVQEPVVTVPEVRVRALARPLRRAALTFLDRCGAAGAAEDLQRHPTVWKRLGERLHPFERVASRPAAALAFAALRGTRTAPDSHLAVAIEEACAREPRHLLLINHADGTVGVRLRTHAALVEAAFAAGDVARAAELLTERPGQLWRRLDHLLRAAGEDPVARAAVDAAMRATVPAAGAAVLTAAAAELAGRAETVPATAEELAATARARTAARAHRAAVAAAIPAFTENVGTLLDAAVRRLRGGPTRPPTGSPPVADDAPLPGIVGGRPGPGMPRRVFFPRGSVVTTWTEPERRRPIPADAIAATRALVDGELSARAGRHERFDVAVLDAALAGMPAPMRERAASAQLAGWPRGGVRPLPPGQVLRLFLHWTEPAGTRVDLDLSCAFFDRDWRRLGQCDYEQLRFRGDAAVHSGDLTSAPAPLGATEFLDLAVDRLAVTGVRYAVPVVLSYNAVPFEALGDAFAGLMVPPPGGGLFDAAGVAQRFDLQGNARMLLPMVIDLPARRLLWTDLTLPGRGYGHSVGRHGDQLARAAADQWIHFLGGHRATLLDLLAFHAAGRADRILVGHADGTWTQVPADPAAVRAAAAASTGGLAPDLSGRTVLAGALDVDGLDRLVPWAVGAGSTALTVTGSAGDPWTPRRAEYLLGDLRAG is encoded by the coding sequence ATGGATCCGCTGGCCGGAGTGTTGCTGCGCCAGACGGGCCGGGTGGCGGTGGTCAGCGCGGGCGCGACGCCGCCGGACGGAAGTGCGTGGGTCGCCGCGCTGGAAGCCGACCTCGCCGGTCGTGGTTGGTTGTTGCGCGACGACCTGCGGGCCGCGGCCGCGGCGCTGCCCAGCGCGATCCGGGTGCGCTGGGCCGACTGGCTGCTCGCGGCCGTCGACGAGCTGGCGGGCGCCGACCGCACGATGGTGCCGCTCTACCGCACGTTCCCCGACACACCCCGCGACGTCGACAAGCTCTTCGTCCAGCGGCTGCTCGTCCACCTGTTCGCGGTGCCCGGCGCGCCGTGCGTCCTGTGTGGACGCGACGACGGTGGCGCGCCGCTCGATCCGTGCGGGCATCCCGTCTGTCCCGCCTGCTTTCCGCCGGAGCGATACAGCGCGTGCCCCGTCTGCGGCCGTCGGTTGGCGGCCGACAACACGTATCTCCCGGTAACGCCGCCCGCTGCGCCGCGAGCACGCCGGCTCGACGAGCGCCCGCCCCTGCCGCTGCGGCTCGCCGGGCTCGAGCCCGACCCGCACGCCGCCGCCGTCCGGCTCCGTGACGAGTTCGTCGCCCGGCCCGGCGCGCTGTCGGAGGCGGACCGGGCCGACCTCGAGGTGCTGGTCACCGCCACCGCCAAGGGCCGGCTCGACTGGCTGCCCGAGGTGGTGCCCGCTCGCGAGACGCTCGCGCTCGTCACCGCCTGGGCCCTGCACGCCACCGCCCTGACTCCCGCGTTCCCCGGTCTGGTCGCGGAGGCCGGGCGGCGCTGGACGACCGCCACCGACGTGGCGCGGACGCTGTGGGCTTACTCCGGCGGCGATCCCGGTCTGGTCCTCCCGCGCCGCGCCGACGACACGGGGCCTGGCACGGCCTGGCGGCCCGTGCAGGAGCCCGTTGTGACCGTTCCGGAGGTGCGGGTCCGCGCGCTGGCGCGTCCGTTGCGGCGGGCGGCCCTCACCTTCCTCGACCGCTGTGGCGCGGCCGGGGCGGCGGAAGACCTGCAGCGCCATCCGACCGTGTGGAAGCGGCTCGGCGAGCGGCTGCACCCTTTCGAGCGGGTCGCGTCGCGGCCCGCGGCCGCCCTCGCGTTCGCCGCGCTGCGTGGCACCCGCACCGCGCCCGACAGCCACCTGGCGGTGGCCATCGAGGAGGCCTGTGCGCGCGAGCCGCGCCACCTGCTGCTGATCAACCACGCGGACGGCACGGTCGGCGTCCGGTTGCGCACCCACGCCGCGCTGGTCGAGGCGGCCTTCGCCGCCGGTGACGTGGCGCGGGCCGCCGAGCTGCTCACCGAGCGGCCGGGTCAGCTGTGGCGGCGGCTCGACCACCTGCTCCGCGCCGCCGGCGAGGACCCGGTGGCCCGCGCCGCCGTCGACGCCGCCATGCGGGCCACGGTCCCGGCGGCGGGGGCGGCCGTGCTCACCGCGGCGGCAGCCGAGCTGGCCGGCCGCGCCGAGACCGTGCCCGCCACGGCCGAGGAGCTGGCCGCGACCGCCCGCGCGCGCACCGCGGCCCGGGCGCACCGCGCGGCCGTCGCCGCTGCGATCCCGGCGTTCACCGAGAATGTCGGTACCCTGCTCGACGCGGCGGTCCGGCGGCTGCGCGGCGGACCGACCCGGCCACCGACTGGCTCCCCTCCCGTTGCGGATGACGCACCGCTGCCCGGGATCGTCGGTGGTCGGCCCGGTCCCGGCATGCCCCGGCGGGTGTTCTTCCCGCGCGGCAGCGTCGTCACCACCTGGACCGAGCCCGAGCGGCGGCGGCCGATCCCGGCGGATGCCATCGCCGCGACCCGCGCCCTCGTCGACGGCGAGCTCAGCGCCCGCGCCGGCCGGCACGAGCGGTTCGACGTCGCCGTGCTGGACGCGGCGCTGGCCGGGATGCCGGCGCCGATGCGGGAGCGGGCGGCCTCGGCCCAGCTGGCCGGCTGGCCGCGCGGGGGCGTCCGTCCGCTGCCGCCGGGCCAGGTGCTGCGACTTTTCCTGCACTGGACGGAACCCGCGGGCACCCGGGTCGACCTCGACCTGTCCTGCGCGTTCTTCGACCGTGACTGGCGACGGCTGGGCCAGTGCGACTACGAGCAGCTGCGGTTCCGCGGCGATGCCGCCGTGCATTCCGGCGATCTGACCTCCGCCCCGGCGCCGCTGGGGGCGACCGAGTTCCTCGACCTCGCGGTCGACCGGCTCGCGGTGACCGGCGTGCGGTACGCCGTGCCCGTGGTGCTCAGCTACAACGCCGTGCCGTTCGAGGCCCTCGGCGATGCGTTCGCCGGCCTCATGGTGCCGCCGCCCGGCGGAGGGCTCTTCGACGCCGCGGGTGTGGCCCAGCGGTTCGATCTCCAGGGGAACGCCCGAATGCTGCTGCCCATGGTCATCGACCTGCCGGCCCGCCGGCTGCTCTGGACCGACCTCACGCTGCCGGGCCGCGGCTACGGCCACAGCGTCGGTCGCCACGGCGACCAGCTCGCCCGGGCCGCGGCCGACCAGTGGATCCATTTCCTCGGCGGCCACCGGGCGACGCTGCTCGACCTGTTGGCGTTCCACGCGGCCGGCCGGGCCGACCGCATCCTCGTCGGTCACGCCGACGGCACCTGGACCCAGGTCCCGGCCGACCCGGCCGCGGTCCGCGCCGCGGCCGCGGCGTCCACCGGCGGGCTGGCGCCCGATCTGTCGGGGCGCACGGTGCTGGCCGGCGCCCTCGATGTCGATGGCCTCGATCGCCTGGTGCCGTGGGCGGTCGGTGCCGGCTCGACCGCGCTGACCGTGACCGGCTCGGCCGGCGATCCGTGGACGCCGCGCCGCGCCGAGTACCTCCTCGGCGATCTGCGGGCCGGCTGA
- a CDS encoding LacI family DNA-binding transcriptional regulator — protein MKAPRPRLRDVAQAAQTSTKTASRVINGDERVSASTRARVEQAVVDLGYRPDPLARSLRRGQDETIGVVVDEVGDPFFASVIGEIERMALDRGISVIIASTRRRAERERIVLDGLLQRRVAGLIIASISDTHAYLHTSPCPLVFIDRPAEDLAADAVVVDDHGGARMAVEHLMRHGHRRIAYIGDRLHTATARHRLAGYRAALEAAGIAPDDALVAEVEPAKGDAGVAAETLLRLPDPPTAVFSANTRCSLGSLPTIHRLRRTDIGFISFGDFAMADTLTPAITIVDHSPEAIGRLAAQRLFSRLAGEAPPVETILAPLRIVARGSGELASRDTP, from the coding sequence ATGAAGGCGCCCCGGCCTCGGCTCCGCGACGTCGCGCAGGCCGCCCAGACGAGCACCAAGACGGCGTCGCGCGTGATCAACGGCGACGAGCGGGTCTCGGCCAGTACGCGGGCGCGGGTCGAGCAGGCCGTCGTGGACCTGGGCTACCGGCCGGACCCGCTGGCCCGGTCGCTGCGGCGCGGCCAGGACGAGACGATCGGCGTGGTGGTCGACGAGGTCGGCGACCCGTTCTTCGCCAGCGTGATCGGCGAGATCGAGCGGATGGCCCTCGATCGCGGCATCTCGGTCATCATCGCCAGTACCCGCCGCCGCGCCGAGCGGGAGCGGATCGTCCTCGACGGCCTGCTGCAGCGCCGGGTCGCGGGGCTCATCATCGCCTCCATCTCGGACACTCACGCCTACCTGCACACCTCGCCGTGCCCGTTGGTGTTCATCGACCGCCCGGCCGAGGATCTCGCCGCCGACGCGGTGGTGGTCGACGACCACGGCGGCGCCCGGATGGCCGTCGAGCACCTGATGCGGCACGGCCACCGGCGGATCGCGTACATCGGCGACCGGCTGCACACCGCCACCGCCCGCCACCGGTTGGCCGGTTACCGGGCCGCGCTGGAAGCGGCCGGCATCGCGCCCGACGACGCCCTGGTCGCCGAGGTCGAGCCGGCCAAGGGCGACGCCGGCGTCGCGGCGGAGACGCTGCTGCGCCTGCCCGACCCGCCGACCGCCGTGTTCAGTGCCAACACCCGCTGCTCGCTGGGCAGCCTGCCGACGATCCACCGCCTGCGCCGCACCGACATCGGGTTCATCTCGTTCGGCGACTTCGCGATGGCCGACACGCTGACCCCGGCGATCACCATCGTCGACCACTCGCCGGAGGCGATCGGCCGGCTCGCGGCGCAGCGGCTGTTCAGCCGGCTCGCGGGCGAGGCGCCGCCGGTCGAGACCATCCTCGCCCCGCTGCGCATCGTGGCGCGGGGCAGCGGCGAGCTCGCATCGCGGGACACGCCATGA
- a CDS encoding FGGY family carbohydrate kinase, with amino-acid sequence MTDVVAGIDLGTTDTKAVLTRPDGEQVAFARRPTSWTTTTDGRLETTGAALAADVLRTLEAAVAAAAEDVRVTGIGIAGLAESGVVLDERGRETSPVIAWFDERGQAELTAQGPAFVAEFPRRTGLPLGAQWSLPKLLWMRANGVLIDHASRWLNMPEFVAYALTGERVSEPSLASRTGLLDQATGQLWPEALDRIGAGPGFLPETRTAGEVAGRVTEGAFAGAAVTVAGHDHPVAAIGAGATGPEDLFNSCGTAEVLLRSVPRILTDDERATLVGLGIDAGRHVLPGHGVLIGGMRSGLVMRRILALVGADDPARRDALDRRWRPDAAVGDAVAVLPAGPHDNDVTLRLRDGAGPDQLWAATLAHLGEQTAALLAAVNSVVGPHRTAVAAGGWTRMASVRQAKAAVIPRLRISALEQPGARGAAMFAACAAYDVPFDKVTRHFLDTADATERTTDDRST; translated from the coding sequence ATGACCGACGTCGTGGCCGGGATCGACCTCGGCACCACGGACACCAAGGCCGTCCTGACCCGCCCGGACGGCGAGCAGGTGGCGTTCGCGCGGCGGCCGACGAGCTGGACGACGACCACCGACGGCCGGCTGGAGACCACTGGGGCCGCGCTGGCCGCGGACGTGCTGCGTACCCTCGAAGCCGCGGTCGCGGCCGCCGCCGAGGACGTCCGGGTGACCGGCATCGGCATCGCCGGCCTGGCCGAGAGCGGCGTCGTCCTCGACGAGCGGGGCCGCGAGACGTCGCCGGTCATCGCCTGGTTCGACGAGCGCGGCCAGGCCGAGCTGACCGCGCAGGGGCCGGCGTTCGTCGCCGAGTTCCCGCGGCGCACCGGGCTGCCGTTAGGTGCACAGTGGAGCCTGCCGAAGCTGCTCTGGATGCGGGCCAACGGCGTCCTGATCGACCACGCGTCGCGCTGGCTCAACATGCCCGAGTTCGTGGCGTACGCGCTGACGGGCGAGCGGGTCAGCGAGCCGTCGCTGGCCTCGCGCACCGGCCTGCTCGACCAGGCGACCGGTCAGCTCTGGCCGGAGGCCCTCGACCGGATCGGCGCGGGACCGGGGTTCCTGCCGGAGACCCGCACCGCGGGCGAGGTCGCCGGGCGGGTCACGGAGGGCGCGTTCGCCGGCGCCGCGGTCACCGTGGCGGGCCACGACCATCCGGTCGCCGCGATCGGGGCCGGCGCCACCGGTCCCGAGGACCTCTTCAACTCGTGCGGCACCGCCGAGGTGCTGCTGCGGTCGGTGCCCCGCATCCTCACCGACGACGAGCGCGCCACGCTGGTCGGCCTCGGCATCGACGCGGGCCGGCACGTGCTGCCGGGCCACGGCGTGCTGATCGGGGGCATGCGCTCCGGCCTGGTGATGCGCCGGATCCTCGCCCTGGTCGGCGCCGACGACCCGGCCCGGCGCGACGCGCTCGACCGGCGATGGCGGCCGGACGCGGCGGTCGGCGACGCCGTCGCGGTGCTCCCGGCCGGGCCGCACGACAACGACGTCACGCTCCGCCTCCGGGACGGCGCCGGCCCCGACCAGCTCTGGGCGGCCACCCTCGCGCACCTGGGCGAGCAGACCGCGGCCCTGCTGGCGGCGGTCAACTCGGTGGTCGGCCCGCACCGCACGGCCGTCGCCGCCGGGGGCTGGACCCGGATGGCGAGCGTGCGGCAAGCGAAGGCCGCGGTGATCCCGCGGCTGCGGATCTCGGCTCTCGAACAACCCGGCGCCCGCGGTGCGGCGATGTTCGCCGCCTGCGCCGCCTACGACGTCCCGTTCGACAAGGTGACGCGGCATTTCCTGGACACGGCCGACGCCACGGAAAGGACCACAGATGACCGATCGACATAA
- a CDS encoding ABC transporter substrate-binding protein: MKRKSTAIVAALAAVALGAAACGSDSDGGGSSSGGSDGNYKLAFIQGVAGDAFYITMECGIKEEAAKEGATVDVQGAQKFDPTLQTPVLQSVIASKPDAILIAPTDVSAMQQPIAQAKAQGIKIVLVDTTLNDPSVAVSAIASDNSAGGKAAFEAIQKLVPNGGKVLGVGVQPGISTTDARDKGFEEAVKADPKFTYLGVQYSQNDPAKAASIVSAALQKDPDIVGIFASNLFSAQGSATGIRQAGKQGKVNVVGFDAGPEQIKALQDGTVQALIAQQPGDIGVQGVQQAIKALKGEANEANIKTGSTIITKDNLDSPEGQAAAYKASC; the protein is encoded by the coding sequence ATGAAGCGCAAGTCAACCGCCATAGTCGCCGCGTTGGCCGCCGTCGCGCTCGGCGCGGCCGCCTGTGGTTCCGACAGCGACGGCGGGGGCTCGTCCTCCGGCGGCTCGGACGGCAACTACAAGCTGGCGTTCATCCAGGGCGTCGCCGGTGACGCGTTCTACATCACCATGGAGTGCGGCATCAAGGAGGAGGCGGCCAAGGAAGGCGCGACCGTCGACGTCCAGGGCGCCCAGAAGTTCGACCCGACCCTGCAGACCCCCGTGCTGCAGTCGGTCATCGCCTCCAAGCCCGACGCCATCCTGATCGCGCCCACCGACGTCTCCGCGATGCAGCAGCCGATCGCCCAGGCCAAGGCCCAGGGCATCAAGATCGTCCTGGTGGACACGACGCTCAACGACCCGTCGGTCGCCGTCTCGGCGATCGCCTCGGACAACAGCGCCGGCGGCAAGGCGGCGTTCGAGGCCATCCAGAAGCTCGTCCCCAACGGCGGCAAGGTGCTCGGCGTCGGCGTTCAGCCCGGCATCAGCACCACCGACGCCCGCGACAAGGGCTTCGAGGAGGCCGTCAAGGCGGACCCGAAGTTCACCTACCTGGGTGTGCAGTACTCGCAGAACGACCCGGCCAAGGCCGCGTCCATCGTGAGCGCCGCGCTGCAGAAGGACCCCGACATCGTCGGCATCTTCGCCTCGAACCTGTTCTCGGCCCAGGGCTCGGCCACCGGCATCCGCCAGGCGGGCAAGCAGGGCAAGGTCAACGTCGTCGGCTTCGACGCGGGCCCGGAGCAGATCAAGGCCCTGCAGGACGGCACCGTGCAGGCGCTGATCGCGCAGCAGCCGGGCGACATCGGCGTGCAGGGCGTCCAGCAGGCCATCAAGGCCCTGAAGGGCGAGGCCAACGAGGCCAACATCAAGACCGGCTCCACCATCATCACCAAGGACAACCTGGACAGCCCCGAGGGCCAGGCGGCCGCCTACAAGGCGAGCTGCTGA
- a CDS encoding ABC transporter permease, with amino-acid sequence MTTTRTADQVSTEDAPTSRLSRISRLQALQILILLVVTVAVFTALRPDTFLTGFNIRGIVQNTAIYAVLGVGMTFVIITGGIDLSVGSVLVFSGVVADKVMVWYGGQGWGTVLVGLVAALASGLAWGLLNGVLVAKAKVPPLVVTLGSLSAALGFAQIITKGLDLRDAPQALVNDIGFGNIVGQVPTIAVVSAVVVAFGIVLLHRTRFGLYTYAIGSNAEAGRRSGVKVERHLIKVYAFAGLLAGFAGLLNLGFFQSTTIGGQSNTPLNVIAGVAIGGTSLFGGIGSVFGTVIGLFIPIVLQNGFIQVGVQPFWQQVVVGAVLVAVVYVDQLRRAAAVRGTPTRLPFLSRAGRAGSASRKGSA; translated from the coding sequence ATGACCACCACTCGGACCGCCGACCAGGTGTCCACAGAGGACGCGCCGACCAGCCGGCTGTCCCGCATCTCCCGCCTGCAGGCGTTGCAGATCCTGATCCTGCTGGTCGTCACGGTCGCCGTGTTCACCGCGCTGCGCCCCGACACGTTCCTCACGGGCTTCAACATCCGCGGCATCGTGCAGAACACCGCCATCTACGCCGTACTCGGCGTGGGCATGACGTTCGTCATCATCACCGGTGGCATCGACCTGTCGGTCGGCAGCGTGCTGGTGTTCAGCGGCGTGGTCGCCGACAAGGTGATGGTCTGGTACGGCGGCCAGGGCTGGGGAACCGTCCTCGTAGGACTTGTCGCCGCCCTCGCCTCGGGGCTGGCCTGGGGCCTGCTCAACGGCGTTCTGGTGGCCAAGGCCAAAGTGCCACCCCTGGTGGTGACGCTCGGCTCGCTGAGCGCGGCGCTGGGCTTCGCGCAGATCATCACGAAGGGCCTCGACCTGCGGGACGCGCCGCAGGCCCTGGTCAACGACATCGGGTTCGGCAACATCGTCGGACAGGTGCCCACCATCGCCGTGGTCTCCGCGGTGGTCGTCGCCTTCGGCATCGTCCTGCTGCACCGCACCCGCTTCGGCCTCTACACGTACGCCATCGGTTCCAACGCCGAAGCCGGGCGCCGGTCCGGTGTCAAGGTCGAACGGCACCTCATCAAGGTGTACGCGTTCGCGGGGCTGCTGGCCGGTTTCGCCGGCCTGCTCAACCTCGGCTTCTTCCAGTCCACGACGATCGGCGGGCAGTCGAACACACCGCTGAACGTCATCGCTGGCGTCGCGATCGGCGGCACCAGCCTGTTCGGTGGCATCGGTTCCGTGTTCGGCACCGTCATCGGACTGTTCATCCCGATCGTGCTGCAGAACGGGTTCATCCAGGTCGGCGTGCAGCCGTTCTGGCAGCAGGTCGTCGTCGGCGCGGTGCTCGTCGCCGTCGTCTACGTCGACCAGCTCCGTCGTGCCGCCGCCGTGCGGGGCACGCCAACACGCCTGCCGTTCCTGTCCAGAGCAGGGCGAGCAGGAAGCGCATCGAGAAAGGGATCAGCATGA